In Candidatus Atribacteria bacterium ADurb.Bin276, a single window of DNA contains:
- the braC_2 gene encoding Leucine-, isoleucine-, valine-, threonine-, and alanine-binding protein precursor produces the protein MKKQWVSFVVVVITFLMCCGLAIAEEDVIKVGIMYSLTGTGAPTGKAQSEGALLAVKEVNEAGGLTIGDKKYQIEAVVRDDETKPDVAVRRYREYIEEGITTLVGGTFAHVSTAINEQALDGSAFVMVTNSIEEAVFRKENKAPYYFTSQGAVDAIGRMTSEYVIQTYKPKYVIACLPDYAYGHGVGVGMKQVYEKYPDIKLEFIWTPVGTPDYTSYILKIIESKPDVVQMGQWGTDGIEILKQAYELGLSKHTKIFYNAIVISIAAGIPPEALNGVTMGMWLYHDLSQIKEKDIETYENAEKIRAAFMKEYGEQPDVMAAYAYIGMKETLRAMEAAQSTDPAKMYQALLGSPDFQSFKGPGTWRPDGRPFYKYAYFVGEGKGTEGRVDQWDFAKITDFFETEVLCLPLAEMGYE, from the coding sequence ATGAAAAAACAATGGGTGAGTTTTGTGGTGGTTGTTATAACGTTTCTTATGTGCTGTGGTTTAGCGATTGCCGAAGAAGATGTTATTAAAGTAGGAATAATGTATAGCCTCACGGGTACGGGAGCGCCAACCGGTAAAGCTCAGTCAGAGGGAGCTCTTCTTGCTGTTAAAGAAGTTAATGAAGCAGGAGGATTAACAATAGGGGATAAAAAGTATCAAATTGAAGCAGTTGTTCGAGATGATGAAACAAAACCTGATGTTGCAGTTCGAAGGTATCGAGAATATATTGAAGAAGGAATCACGACCTTGGTGGGTGGAACCTTCGCTCACGTCAGTACAGCTATAAATGAACAAGCGTTAGATGGTAGCGCATTTGTAATGGTTACGAATTCAATTGAAGAAGCTGTATTTCGTAAGGAAAATAAAGCTCCTTACTATTTTACTTCACAAGGTGCTGTAGATGCGATAGGTCGTATGACCTCGGAATATGTGATTCAGACTTATAAACCAAAATATGTTATAGCTTGCCTTCCTGACTATGCATATGGTCATGGAGTTGGTGTTGGGATGAAGCAAGTTTACGAGAAATATCCTGACATTAAATTAGAATTTATTTGGACTCCGGTAGGAACTCCTGATTATACTTCTTATATACTCAAGATCATTGAATCCAAGCCTGATGTGGTACAGATGGGGCAATGGGGTACTGATGGCATTGAAATACTGAAACAAGCTTACGAGTTAGGTTTAAGCAAACATACCAAGATTTTTTACAATGCTATTGTAATAAGTATTGCTGCAGGTATCCCGCCCGAAGCTCTTAACGGGGTAACAATGGGAATGTGGCTATACCATGATTTAAGCCAAATTAAAGAAAAAGATATAGAGACCTACGAAAATGCCGAGAAGATACGGGCAGCTTTTATGAAAGAATATGGTGAACAACCCGATGTAATGGCTGCATATGCCTACATAGGAATGAAGGAAACCCTCCGGGCTATGGAAGCTGCTCAATCAACTGATCCAGCAAAGATGTATCAGGCATTATTGGGGAGTCCCGATTTCCAAAGTTTTAAAGGACCAGGTACTTGGCGTCCTGATGGGAGACCTTTTTACAAGTACGCTTACTTTGTTGGTGAAGGAAAAGGGACTGAAGGACGCGTTGACCAATGGGATTTTGCCAAAATTACTGATTTCTTTGAAACCGAAGTTCTATGCTTACCATTAGCGGAAATGGGGTATGAGTGA
- the lptB_2 gene encoding Lipopolysaccharide export system ATP-binding protein LptB — MSLLTTNGLVKHFGGLTAVNDVNLSIEENETLGIIGPNGSGKTTLFNLLTGFFLPSSGRVFFQGRDITRLSPEKRVSMGMVRTFQLVSVFNSLKVWENLVPCITWSYKFHHSFWKFLTSSSHSTWDSSLEALKLVELEGYAHAVTAELSYGDRRLLEIALSLSLKPKLLLLDEPFSGLSDVEITKVLSLLKILKSKVTIVIIEHKISAIVDFVDRLSVMNEGHIICEGDPSEVLRDSLVNECYWGKEEMFEEEGQREASLDQN; from the coding sequence ATGAGCTTACTAACGACGAATGGATTAGTTAAGCACTTCGGGGGTTTAACTGCGGTCAACGATGTAAACCTTTCTATAGAGGAAAATGAAACTTTAGGGATTATTGGGCCAAATGGGTCAGGAAAAACCACCCTCTTTAATCTATTAACTGGCTTCTTTCTTCCATCATCAGGTAGAGTATTCTTCCAAGGGCGGGATATAACCCGTCTATCGCCAGAAAAAAGAGTAAGCATGGGAATGGTGCGTACCTTCCAGCTCGTATCAGTATTTAATTCCCTCAAAGTATGGGAAAATCTGGTTCCTTGTATAACTTGGAGTTACAAGTTTCATCACTCATTTTGGAAGTTTTTAACCTCTTCTTCTCATAGTACTTGGGATAGTTCCCTAGAAGCATTGAAGCTTGTCGAGCTTGAAGGCTATGCCCATGCAGTAACTGCAGAGCTTTCCTATGGTGACAGAAGGCTGCTTGAGATTGCCCTTTCTCTTTCTTTGAAGCCTAAGCTATTACTTCTCGATGAACCATTCAGTGGTTTAAGTGATGTTGAAATAACCAAAGTTCTATCGTTATTAAAAATTCTTAAAAGTAAAGTAACAATTGTCATAATTGAACATAAAATATCAGCAATTGTTGATTTTGTGGACCGGCTCAGCGTAATGAATGAAGGGCATATCATTTGCGAGGGGGATCCATCTGAAGTTCTTAGAGACTCTTTAGTTAACGAGTGTTACTGGGGCAAAGAGGAAATGTTTGAAGAAGAAGGACAGCGTGAAGCCTCTTTAGATCAAAATTAA